A portion of the Marinobacter alexandrii genome contains these proteins:
- a CDS encoding serine hydrolase domain-containing protein produces the protein MFSSLMFSQAQNVDNSVLQRIIEKSNQTHSDALIIQKAGQVIVEKGTDNPIYIASAGKSLVSLGVGKLLSEGFLDSLDQPIHYFFPEWKQGDKSLITVKMLLNHTSGLQNHQNASIELEPAPDYKVDNIIRLALAAELDDKPGEVVSYNNKAVALLGGVIEKASELRMDQFFEKYFFEPMNISDVDWIRDRSGNPTAHGSFIIKPSDLLKFGTLMLNEGTYLDNRLISKEWIDLSFQQGQPDVPMWGLLWWRLPAYEHRVIDGETLINWKKRGASDELIESIQPIKGQVFENKYVFFDKLKEILGEDWSGVLQKNNVAGLHSSKRIFSDEITAYYANGYRGNFLVIIPEKQIVAVRCADPEGFNYQTDFYSDFAAMVSKL, from the coding sequence ATGTTTTCATCATTGATGTTTTCGCAAGCTCAGAATGTTGACAATTCTGTACTTCAAAGGATAATTGAAAAATCAAATCAGACTCATTCAGATGCTCTAATCATTCAAAAAGCAGGTCAGGTAATAGTAGAAAAGGGAACAGATAACCCTATCTACATAGCTTCAGCAGGAAAATCTTTGGTAAGTCTAGGAGTAGGTAAGCTGTTGTCTGAAGGTTTCTTAGATTCTTTGGACCAACCGATCCATTATTTCTTTCCAGAATGGAAGCAAGGAGATAAGAGCCTTATTACTGTTAAGATGCTTTTAAATCATACTTCTGGACTGCAAAACCATCAGAACGCAAGTATTGAATTGGAGCCAGCACCGGACTATAAAGTTGATAACATTATTCGTCTTGCACTTGCAGCAGAATTAGATGATAAACCAGGTGAAGTTGTATCATACAATAACAAAGCTGTTGCTCTTTTAGGTGGCGTCATTGAAAAAGCGTCAGAGCTTAGAATGGATCAATTCTTTGAAAAATACTTCTTTGAACCAATGAATATTTCAGATGTTGATTGGATTAGAGATAGATCAGGAAATCCGACGGCCCACGGATCCTTTATCATTAAACCTAGTGACTTATTGAAGTTTGGTACTTTGATGCTTAATGAGGGCACATATTTAGATAATAGGCTGATCTCAAAAGAATGGATAGACCTCTCTTTTCAACAAGGACAGCCAGATGTTCCAATGTGGGGGTTACTCTGGTGGAGGTTGCCCGCTTATGAGCATAGAGTAATAGATGGTGAGACATTGATAAACTGGAAAAAAAGAGGCGCTAGTGACGAACTAATTGAAAGTATCCAACCAATAAAAGGTCAGGTATTTGAAAATAAGTATGTTTTTTTTGATAAACTAAAAGAGATTTTAGGTGAGGATTGGTCTGGTGTTTTACAAAAAAACAATGTGGCAGGTTTACATTCAAGTAAAAGAATTTTTAGTGATGAAATCACTGCATATTATGCTAATGGCTATAGAGGAAATTTCTTAGTGATCATTCCAGAGAAGCAAATAGTAGCTGTTCGGTGTGCAGATCCTGAGGGGTTTAATTACCAGACCGACTTTTATAGTGATTTTGCTGCCATGGTTAGCAAGCTTTAG
- a CDS encoding DUF4097 family beta strand repeat-containing protein, protein MKNIVTILFLAATASAWAQDFNEKIAIPLSSPNSKGKLEVGLVRGNIKVEAYDGKEVIIEATASTKSSDDDCASCDDHNDSKSSAPAGMKRIASSPIELSASEDNNVVEIETNSWKKPINLNIKVPANFDLEVSTVHGKVDVTGISGTHEISAVHGPLTLKDMSGSIVSNTVHGDITVNFKSVIENEPMSFVTLHGNVDVTFPPGIKARAKMRSDQGEIFTDFDMTVDRSKPEVKSDRGQYKVSINSWVFGDINGGGPEYTFKNMHGDIIIRKK, encoded by the coding sequence ATGAAAAATATAGTAACCATATTATTCCTGGCAGCCACAGCAAGTGCTTGGGCACAGGATTTCAACGAAAAAATAGCCATACCTCTAAGTTCTCCAAATTCAAAAGGTAAGCTGGAGGTGGGGCTGGTTAGAGGAAACATTAAAGTGGAAGCCTATGATGGGAAAGAAGTAATTATAGAAGCTACCGCAAGCACAAAATCAAGTGATGATGATTGTGCCAGCTGTGATGATCATAACGACAGTAAATCATCAGCACCCGCAGGAATGAAGAGAATTGCTTCAAGCCCGATAGAGCTAAGTGCTTCGGAGGATAACAATGTGGTAGAAATAGAAACGAATTCGTGGAAGAAGCCCATCAACCTCAATATAAAAGTCCCTGCTAATTTTGACCTGGAAGTTTCCACAGTACATGGCAAAGTAGATGTAACAGGCATCAGCGGGACGCATGAAATATCTGCTGTTCACGGACCATTGACATTAAAAGATATGAGTGGGTCTATTGTTTCCAATACGGTCCACGGAGATATTACTGTCAACTTCAAATCGGTTATTGAAAATGAACCCATGTCTTTTGTAACGCTACATGGCAATGTGGATGTGACCTTTCCTCCAGGCATTAAGGCTAGAGCGAAGATGCGCTCAGATCAAGGGGAGATTTTCACCGACTTTGATATGACAGTTGATCGTTCGAAACCTGAAGTAAAATCAGATAGAGGTCAATACAAAGTGTCAATAAACTCGTGGGTCTTTGGAGATATCAATGGAGGTGGTCCGGAATACACTTTCAAAAACATGCACGGGGATATTATTATCAGAAAGAAATAA
- a CDS encoding DUF4097 family beta strand repeat-containing protein: MNFLLLIITLINPTLKEDKIVIFKTYPLEDPSNTTVIVDNIFGDVVVEKSEDNLVHLYLEIQISGYSDELVEKAKKELQLGQLLTDDSLVFYTKAPFVKKCDWRNGGWGYDMRDEPAYGFKYQYKLKVPKNVKLEARTINKGDILVINIDGPVKACNVNGEVEIQNARQVLQASTVNGDVTINFLEVPTEPVDFNTVNGDFNFDLPKNFSAKVYFNSMHGDLYTSFDYKRMSPKIEKSEENGTFKIGTKTGVEIGSGGPELSFRSINGNVYLNKSE, from the coding sequence ATGAATTTTTTACTATTAATTATAACATTGATCAATCCAACCCTCAAGGAGGACAAGATTGTTATATTCAAAACATATCCTTTAGAAGATCCAAGCAATACAACTGTGATTGTAGACAATATCTTCGGAGATGTTGTTGTGGAAAAGTCGGAAGATAACCTCGTGCACCTCTATCTTGAAATCCAAATATCAGGATACAGCGACGAACTTGTTGAAAAAGCAAAGAAAGAGTTGCAGTTAGGTCAATTATTGACGGATGACTCGTTGGTCTTTTATACGAAAGCACCATTTGTAAAAAAATGTGATTGGAGAAATGGTGGATGGGGCTATGACATGCGGGATGAGCCAGCATATGGATTCAAATATCAATACAAGTTAAAAGTTCCCAAAAATGTAAAACTGGAGGCCAGAACGATCAATAAAGGAGACATTTTGGTTATTAACATTGATGGTCCTGTAAAAGCCTGCAATGTCAATGGAGAAGTGGAAATCCAGAATGCGAGACAAGTGCTTCAAGCATCCACTGTGAATGGAGATGTAACCATCAACTTTTTAGAAGTGCCAACAGAGCCAGTAGACTTTAATACGGTGAATGGGGACTTCAACTTTGATCTCCCAAAAAATTTTAGTGCTAAAGTTTATTTCAATTCCATGCATGGAGACTTATATACTTCTTTTGACTATAAGCGGATGAGTCCAAAAATTGAGAAAAGCGAAGAAAATGGGACCTTTAAAATAGGCACTAAGACTGGCGTTGAAATTGGCTCTGGAGGACCTGAACTGTCTTTTAGAAGTATCAATGGAAACGTTTATTTAAATAAATCTGAATAA
- a CDS encoding HEAT repeat domain-containing protein: MKLTKKKAEELWQDKLAGDISENEEVALKQFLDSNPKVASELKDLEQTWDLFEEIERPEPSEKMDARFEGMMSAYAEKQKTARPNVMDWIVERMTRSWQVGLASLVMGLFIGWWMLPSQNQKQDIAQLSNEIQSMKEMMMLTLIEQPKAQERIRAVNLAAELPNADEKVIKALISTLNHDENLNVRLASLESLLRYANQPEVRHALVDALKMQDSPLMLVAIADALVDIQEKSSVEAMEELKESTQDEFVKEKLNQSIQTLQNT, translated from the coding sequence ATGAAACTAACAAAGAAAAAAGCGGAAGAACTGTGGCAAGATAAGCTCGCTGGCGATATCAGTGAGAATGAGGAAGTCGCGCTTAAACAGTTTCTGGATTCAAATCCTAAAGTTGCTTCAGAATTGAAAGACCTTGAGCAAACATGGGATCTGTTTGAAGAAATCGAACGACCAGAACCTTCCGAGAAGATGGATGCTCGATTTGAAGGAATGATGTCTGCCTATGCAGAGAAGCAAAAGACTGCTAGACCAAATGTGATGGATTGGATTGTCGAGCGGATGACTCGAAGTTGGCAAGTTGGATTAGCATCATTGGTCATGGGGCTCTTCATTGGGTGGTGGATGCTGCCCTCGCAAAATCAAAAGCAAGATATAGCTCAGCTCAGCAATGAAATACAATCTATGAAAGAGATGATGATGCTAACGCTTATTGAACAACCTAAGGCACAGGAAAGAATAAGAGCGGTAAACCTTGCAGCAGAGCTTCCAAATGCCGATGAAAAAGTAATTAAGGCGTTGATCTCAACACTTAATCATGATGAAAATTTAAATGTTCGCCTCGCCTCTCTCGAATCATTGCTTAGGTATGCCAATCAACCAGAGGTTAGACACGCGCTTGTAGATGCCTTAAAAATGCAAGACTCTCCTTTGATGCTGGTAGCTATAGCTGATGCATTGGTAGACATACAGGAAAAATCTTCAGTTGAAGCAATGGAAGAGCTCAAGGAAAGTACGCAAGATGAATTTGTGAAAGAAAAGCTCAACCAAAGTATCCAGACACTGCAAAACACTTAA
- a CDS encoding sigma-70 family RNA polymerase sigma factor produces MNLLEDHNLMLKVKEGDVEKLNLLYKRYSRRFFGFFYGMTSDGATSEDLVQNVFVRILKYKHTYKENGDFEVWAFQMARNVHHDHYRKNKRYAFQEDMNPYEEQLSETTNTEVNMERSDELNYLKKALSNLTDEKRELIELVRFQKVKYAKVAEMLGVTESAIKVRVHRILKELRESYLKLDV; encoded by the coding sequence ATGAACCTACTGGAAGACCACAACCTGATGCTGAAAGTGAAAGAGGGTGATGTTGAAAAACTCAACCTTCTTTATAAACGATACAGTCGCCGATTCTTTGGATTTTTCTACGGAATGACCAGCGATGGAGCAACTAGTGAAGACCTAGTTCAAAACGTATTCGTGCGGATTTTGAAGTACAAGCATACGTACAAAGAAAATGGAGATTTTGAGGTTTGGGCGTTTCAGATGGCGCGCAATGTGCATCACGATCATTACCGAAAAAACAAACGCTATGCTTTTCAAGAAGATATGAATCCATATGAAGAGCAGCTAAGCGAAACAACAAATACGGAGGTGAATATGGAACGCTCTGATGAACTGAATTATTTAAAAAAGGCGCTTTCAAATCTAACAGATGAAAAGAGAGAGTTGATAGAGTTGGTAAGGTTTCAGAAAGTGAAATATGCCAAAGTAGCTGAGATGCTAGGAGTGACAGAAAGTGCTATAAAGGTGCGTGTACACAGAATATTAAAAGAATTACGAGAGTCCTACTTAAAACTGGACGTTTGA